Proteins encoded in a region of the Zea mays cultivar B73 chromosome 2, Zm-B73-REFERENCE-NAM-5.0, whole genome shotgun sequence genome:
- the LOC100277636 gene encoding uncharacterized protein LOC100277636, which produces MASRTASKDIIALRGSAAIVSEFFGYAANSILYNRAVYPGESFAKVKKYGLTMPLTQDEWVNFITSATSKNSEWLGAGKLQGIVMVIMSKATSEVIERWNFNIDTYPEVVEKGSIKEKSDKKIMREIRAIKRQIDSCITDLPCLDEPCVFDMLAYTDTDVDAPDTWIESDTKLIHNTQMVKLHSFDTKVHKVDTVVSYKKNEDDTSSSSSSVIREARIELLEAELGRFVMLANESAEEMYTRLKKIIKKIRSYGSKKWTDHEVVKIMLRAYFLRNSVLCFMIRDSPNYEKMTPEVVLGRFIRHEMMENEGLLEAELGRFVMLADESAEEMYTRLKKIINKLRSYGSKRWTDHEVVKIMLRAYFLRNSVLCFLIRQSPNYEKMTPEVVLSKFIDHETLLEEAKYVDIMSKSVTASKNQDIALKANKKQKGKCVFEESTSEDNEDSSSLDEEKIALIKSFKKIMKSRNYKSNKKNDKE; this is translated from the exons ATGGCGTCGCGAACGGCGTCCAAGGATATCATCGCTCTGCGAGGCTCCGCCGCCATCGTCAGCGAGTTCTTCG GCTACGCGGCGAACAG CATCCTCTACAACCGCGCCGTGTACCCGGGGGAGAGCTTCGCCAAGGTGAAGAAGTACGGGCTCACCATGCCGCTCACGCAGGACGAGTGGGTTAACTTCATCACTAGCGCCACCTCCAAGAACTCAG AGTGGCTGGGGGCAGGAAAGCTGCAGGGGATCGTGATGGTCATAATGAGCAAGGCCACCAGCGAGGTGATCGAGCGCTGGAACTTCAACATCGACACCTACCCCGAGGTCGTCGAGAAGGG GTCTATCAAGGAGAAGAGCGACAAAAAGATCATGAGGGAGATTCGGGCCATCAAGCGCCAGATCGACTCTTGCATCACCGACCTCCCCTGCCTCGACGAGCCAT GCGTGTTTGATATGCTGGCCTACACGGACACGGACGTTGACGCTCCGGACACCTGGATCGAAAGCGACACCAAGCTCATCCACAACACGCAGATGGTTAAGCTGCACTCGTTCGACACGAAG GTCCACAAGGTCGACACGGTGGTGTCGTACAAGAAGAATGAGGACGACACCTCTTCGTCGTCAAGCTCAG TAATAAGAGAAGCAAGAATAGAGCTTCTTGAAGCTGAACTTGGAAGATTTGTGATGCTTGCTAATGAGTCAGCTGAAGAGATGTATACAAGATTGAAAAAAatcatcaagaaaattagaagctatggaagtaaGAAATGGACAGATCATGAAGTGGTGAAAATAATGCTAAGGGCTTATTTTCTAAGAAACTCGGTATTATGTTTTATGATAAGAGATAGTCCTAATTATGAGAAGATGACGCCAGAAGTAGTACTTGGTAGATTTATCCGTCATGAAATGATGGAAAATGAAGGGCTTCTTGAAGCTGAACTTGGAAGATTTGTGATGCTTGCTGATGAGTCAGCTGAAGAGATGTACACAAGATTGAAAAAAATCATCAACAaacttagaagctatggaagtaaGAGATGGACAGATCATGAAGTGGTGAAAATAATGCTAAGGGCTTATTTTCTAAGAAACTCGGTATTATGTTTTTTGATAAGACAAAGTCCTAACTATGAGAAGATGACGCCGGAAGTAGTACTTAGCAAATTTATCGATCATGAAACGTTGTTAGAAGAAGCCAAATATGTTGATATCATGTCCAAAAGTGTCACTGCATCAAAGAATCAAGACATTGCACTCAAGGCAAACAAGAAGCAAAAGGGGAAATGTGTTTTTGAAGAATCAACAAGTGAAGATAATGAAGATAGTTCAAGTCTTGATGAAGAAAAAATAGCACTCATCAAAAGCTTCAAAAAGATAATGAAGAGCCGCAACTACAAGAGCAACAAAAAGAATGACAAAGAATAA
- the LOC100277636 gene encoding uncharacterized protein isoform X1, with protein MASRTASKDIIALRGSAAIVSEFFGYAANSILYNRAVYPGESFAKVKKYGLTMPLTQDEWVNFITSATSKNSGKLQGIVMVIMSKATSEVIERWNFNIDTYPEVVEKGSIKEKSDKKIMREIRAIKRQIDSCITDLPCLDEPCVFDMLAYTDTDVDAPDTWIESDTKLIHNTQMVKLHSFDTKVHKVDTVVSYKKNEDDTSSSSSSVIREARIELLEAELGRFVMLANESAEEMYTRLKKIIKKIRSYGSKKWTDHEVVKIMLRAYFLRNSVLCFMIRDSPNYEKMTPEVVLGRFIRHEMMENEGLLEAELGRFVMLADESAEEMYTRLKKIINKLRSYGSKRWTDHEVVKIMLRAYFLRNSVLCFLIRQSPNYEKMTPEVVLSKFIDHETLLEEAKYVDIMSKSVTASKNQDIALKANKKQKGKCVFEESTSEDNEDSSSLDEEKIALIKSFKKIMKSRNYKSNKKNDKE; from the exons ATGGCGTCGCGAACGGCGTCCAAGGATATCATCGCTCTGCGAGGCTCCGCCGCCATCGTCAGCGAGTTCTTCG GCTACGCGGCGAACAG CATCCTCTACAACCGCGCCGTGTACCCGGGGGAGAGCTTCGCCAAGGTGAAGAAGTACGGGCTCACCATGCCGCTCACGCAGGACGAGTGGGTTAACTTCATCACTAGCGCCACCTCCAAGAACTCAG GAAAGCTGCAGGGGATCGTGATGGTCATAATGAGCAAGGCCACCAGCGAGGTGATCGAGCGCTGGAACTTCAACATCGACACCTACCCCGAGGTCGTCGAGAAGGG GTCTATCAAGGAGAAGAGCGACAAAAAGATCATGAGGGAGATTCGGGCCATCAAGCGCCAGATCGACTCTTGCATCACCGACCTCCCCTGCCTCGACGAGCCAT GCGTGTTTGATATGCTGGCCTACACGGACACGGACGTTGACGCTCCGGACACCTGGATCGAAAGCGACACCAAGCTCATCCACAACACGCAGATGGTTAAGCTGCACTCGTTCGACACGAAG GTCCACAAGGTCGACACGGTGGTGTCGTACAAGAAGAATGAGGACGACACCTCTTCGTCGTCAAGCTCAG TAATAAGAGAAGCAAGAATAGAGCTTCTTGAAGCTGAACTTGGAAGATTTGTGATGCTTGCTAATGAGTCAGCTGAAGAGATGTATACAAGATTGAAAAAAatcatcaagaaaattagaagctatggaagtaaGAAATGGACAGATCATGAAGTGGTGAAAATAATGCTAAGGGCTTATTTTCTAAGAAACTCGGTATTATGTTTTATGATAAGAGATAGTCCTAATTATGAGAAGATGACGCCAGAAGTAGTACTTGGTAGATTTATCCGTCATGAAATGATGGAAAATGAAGGGCTTCTTGAAGCTGAACTTGGAAGATTTGTGATGCTTGCTGATGAGTCAGCTGAAGAGATGTACACAAGATTGAAAAAAATCATCAACAaacttagaagctatggaagtaaGAGATGGACAGATCATGAAGTGGTGAAAATAATGCTAAGGGCTTATTTTCTAAGAAACTCGGTATTATGTTTTTTGATAAGACAAAGTCCTAACTATGAGAAGATGACGCCGGAAGTAGTACTTAGCAAATTTATCGATCATGAAACGTTGTTAGAAGAAGCCAAATATGTTGATATCATGTCCAAAAGTGTCACTGCATCAAAGAATCAAGACATTGCACTCAAGGCAAACAAGAAGCAAAAGGGGAAATGTGTTTTTGAAGAATCAACAAGTGAAGATAATGAAGATAGTTCAAGTCTTGATGAAGAAAAAATAGCACTCATCAAAAGCTTCAAAAAGATAATGAAGAGCCGCAACTACAAGAGCAACAAAAAGAATGACAAAGAATAA